In Panthera leo isolate Ple1 chromosome B3, P.leo_Ple1_pat1.1, whole genome shotgun sequence, a single genomic region encodes these proteins:
- the LOC122223107 gene encoding GSK3B-interacting protein translates to METDYNPMELSSMSGFEEDAQLNGFEEADMKDMKLEAEAVVNDVLFAVNNMFVSKNLRCADDVAYINVETRERNRYCLELTEAGLRVVGYAFDQVDDHLHTPYHETVYSLLDTLSPAYREAFGNALLQRLEALKRDGQS, encoded by the exons ATGGAAACAGACTATAATCCCATGGAGCTAAGTAGCATGTCAGGATTTGAAGAAGATGCGCAGCTTAATGGTTTTGAAGAAGCTGATATGAAAGATATGAAGCTAGAAGCTGAAGCAGTTGTCAACGATGTTCTCTTTGCTGTTAACAACATGTTTGTCTCAAAAAACTTGCGCTGTGCAGATGATGTGGCCTATATCAATGTGGAAACAAGAGAGAGGAACAGATACTGCCTGGAGCTGACTGAAGCAGGGCTCAGG GTGGTAGGCTATGCTTTTGACCAAGTGGACGATCACTTACACACCCCCTATCATGAAACAGTCTACTCTTTGCTGGATACCCTCAGCCCTGCCTACCGGGAAGCATTTGGAAACGCACTCCTTCAAAGACTGGAAGCTTTGAAAAGGGATGGACAGTCATGA